The following are from one region of the Ischnura elegans chromosome X, ioIscEleg1.1, whole genome shotgun sequence genome:
- the LOC124171707 gene encoding uncharacterized protein LOC124171707 isoform X1: MKKTDICKQLCGDLTHCIKYKYIFYSTLTYGLKCSPLIANRALKQLAKDEAANFPLGSIALDKETYMDGVLSGDHEIHTALAKQKEVINLCMVGGFSLRKWHSNSSTLLQWLPQELLASEPKSLFANDSSFVVLGLNWQPSEDCFNFDVKIDQKVEQWTKRLVLSKVAKLFDPLGWIAPVIITAKIFLQKLWLLKIDWNEPLPRTEAEQWETFYSYLPQITSIKVPRWLGYSATMNVIQLHGFADASKSTYGAVLYLRTSNKSAEKSFRVRMIQAKTRVAPLKTISIPRLELSAAHLLAKLTNHHTKRFESELLKIHLWTDSQDVLCWLKEHPSRWPTFVANRCSDIHTLVPTANWRHIGTKNNPADLASRGCLASALNNQNLWWSGSDYTENSYCFINKYCNN; the protein is encoded by the coding sequence ATGAAGAAGACAGACATTTGCAAGCAATTGTGTGGAGATTTGACCCATTgcataaaatacaaatacatattttattctaCTCTAACTTATGGGTTAAAATGCAGTCCATTAATTGCTAATAGAGCTCTTAAGCAATTGGCAAAAGACGAAGCCGCAAACTTCCCATTAGGCTCTATTGCGTTAGATAAGGAGACATACATGGATGGCGTGTTATCTGGTGATCATGAGATTCACACCGCACTAGCTAAGCAAAAAGAAGTCATTAATTTGTGCATGGTGGGCGGTTTTTCCCTTCGCAAATGGCATTCAAATAGTTCCACTCTACTTCAGTGGTTGCCACAAGAGTTATTAGCCAGTGAACCGAAATCACTCTTTGCGAATGATTCAAGTTTTGTAGTTTTGGGACTTAATTGGCAACCCAGTGAAGACTGTTTTAACTTCGATGTTAAAATTGATCAAAAGGTAGAGCAATGGACTAAACGATTAGTGTTATCCAAGGTAGCTAAACTATTTGATCCATTGGGCTGGATCGCGCCAGTGATAATTACTGCAAAAATCTTTCTTCAAAAACTTTGGCTCCTTAAGATAGATTGGAATGAACCTTTGCCTCGAACGGAAGCTGAGCAATGGGAAACTTTCTACAGCTATTTACCTCAAATCACAAGTATCAAAGTTCCTAGATGGTTGGGTTATAGTGCAACAATGAATGTTATTCAATTACATGGATTTGCTGATGCTTCTAAATCAACGTATGGTGCGGTCTTGTATCTTCGCACAAGTAATAAATCTGCAGAAAAATCATTTAGAGTGAGAATGATTCAAGCTAAAACAAGAGTAGCTCCCTTGAAAACTATTAGTATTCCACGTTTGGAGTTATCAGCTGCTCATTTACTTGCTAAATTAACTAATCACCACACAAAAAGATTTGAatctgaattattaaaaattcatctgTGGACTGACTCTCAAGATGTTTTATGTTGGTTAAAAGAACATCCTTCAAGATGGCCAACCTTCGTAGCTAATAGGTGCTCTGATATTCATACCCTGGTGCCAACTGCCAACTGGCGTCATATTGGGACTAAAAATAATCCAGCTGATTTAGCATCTCGTGGTTGCTTAGCATCTGCACTGAACAATCAGAACTTATGGTGGTCAGGATCGGACTATACGGAAAATTCCTATTGTTTTATCAACAAATACTGCAACAATTAA